One part of the Candidatus Neomarinimicrobiota bacterium genome encodes these proteins:
- a CDS encoding endo-1,4-beta-xylanase, with amino-acid sequence MKKLSIILISLLLVFSCAKEPSLWKAYEDAFYIGVALNRDQISGKDRVALDILKEHFNSITPENILKWSEVHPVPDSFNFSPADAFVRLGEENNMFIVGHTLVWHYQTPQWVFKDDNGNPVSKDVLIKRMKDHIFKVVGRYKGRIHGWDVVNEAINDDGSYRQSPWLKIIGEEYIELAFEFAHEADPDAELYYNDFNMWKPGKREGVIRLLKRLQSKGIQIDGIGMQGHWGLDYPEILEDIEASIKAFSDLGVKIMITELDVTVLPFPDPELIGADITKVYDLRAELNPYAEGLPDSMQKILADRYREFFEVFLKHKDKISRVTLWGMQDGQSFRNFWPIRGRADYPLLFDRNYMPKPAFYAVLEVAKINK; translated from the coding sequence ATGAAAAAATTAAGCATAATTTTAATTTCATTGTTATTAGTTTTTTCTTGTGCAAAGGAGCCATCTCTCTGGAAAGCTTATGAAGACGCTTTTTATATTGGTGTGGCTCTCAATAGAGACCAAATATCTGGTAAAGATAGAGTTGCATTAGACATATTAAAAGAGCATTTTAACAGTATTACACCTGAGAATATTTTAAAATGGTCGGAAGTTCATCCTGTACCTGATAGCTTTAATTTCAGCCCAGCTGATGCTTTTGTAAGATTGGGTGAAGAAAATAATATGTTTATTGTGGGTCATACGCTGGTTTGGCATTATCAAACGCCACAGTGGGTTTTTAAAGATGATAATGGAAATCCTGTATCAAAAGACGTTCTGATAAAAAGAATGAAAGATCATATATTCAAAGTGGTTGGTAGATATAAAGGCCGTATTCATGGTTGGGATGTTGTTAATGAAGCTATAAACGATGATGGAAGTTATAGACAATCTCCGTGGTTAAAAATTATTGGAGAAGAATATATTGAGCTGGCGTTTGAATTTGCCCATGAAGCTGATCCAGATGCAGAACTTTATTACAATGATTTTAATATGTGGAAACCTGGTAAAAGGGAAGGTGTGATAAGACTATTAAAAAGACTGCAGTCAAAAGGGATACAAATTGATGGTATAGGTATGCAGGGACATTGGGGATTGGATTATCCTGAGATCCTTGAAGATATAGAAGCAAGTATAAAAGCATTTTCAGATTTGGGTGTGAAAATTATGATTACTGAACTTGATGTTACAGTCTTGCCTTTTCCTGATCCAGAGTTAATAGGCGCGGATATTACAAAGGTATATGATTTGCGGGCAGAGCTGAATCCATATGCCGAGGGGTTACCAGATTCAATGCAGAAGATTTTAGCTGATAGATATAGGGAATTTTTCGAGGTTTTTCTAAAACACAAAGATAAAATAAGCAGGGTTACTCTATGGGGTATGCAGGATGGTCAATCTTTCAGGAACTTCTGGCCAATAAGGGGTAGAGCTGATTATCCTTTATTGTTTGACCGCAATTATATGCCGAAACCAGCTTTTTATGCAGTGTTAGAGGTGGCTAAAATAAACAAATAA
- a CDS encoding MFS transporter, with protein sequence MTESQKLSIKEKVGYSLGDSAANFVFQAAMMFLMYFYTDVFGLPAGVAGTLFLLARMWDAITDPIMGAISDRTNTKWGKFRPWVLWTAAPFGLIFFVTFTTPNLSLTGKIIYAYVTYFLLWTVYTANNIPYSAMTGVLTSSIEERASLASYRFFFAMSAALLVQGFGRKLVDLFGQGNEAKGFQMTIGLLSIIAVVFFIITFLTTKERVKPNPKQKSSLKQDVKDLLDNKPWMALFVLTIFVFISLSLRGSVTLYYFKYYVGNPKYFDTFNILGNVATLIGIFFTKKFSLLYGKRNTFRVCLFITATMIFLFIFLPPEAITIMFILQVIAQFSYGITIPMLWAMMADVADYSEWRKGRRATGIAFSAATFGLKFGLGVGGAISGWLLSLFGYVPNIEQTEKALLGIKMLMSVFPAAAFYVGVVALFFYGISKEMMKQIERDLEERRKSFAEV encoded by the coding sequence ATGACTGAATCACAAAAATTATCAATTAAAGAAAAAGTAGGTTACAGCCTGGGTGATAGTGCAGCAAACTTTGTTTTCCAGGCGGCAATGATGTTCTTAATGTATTTTTATACTGATGTTTTTGGATTACCAGCAGGGGTGGCAGGTACATTATTCTTACTTGCGAGGATGTGGGATGCTATAACCGATCCGATTATGGGAGCAATATCAGACAGGACAAATACAAAGTGGGGTAAATTTAGACCATGGGTTTTGTGGACTGCTGCTCCCTTTGGATTAATCTTTTTTGTAACTTTTACTACACCAAACTTAAGTCTTACGGGTAAAATAATTTATGCATACGTGACATACTTCCTTTTATGGACAGTGTACACTGCTAACAATATTCCTTACTCAGCCATGACTGGAGTATTAACAAGCAGTATCGAAGAGAGAGCGAGCCTTGCCTCTTACAGATTTTTCTTCGCCATGTCAGCAGCACTTCTTGTTCAGGGATTCGGTAGAAAACTTGTTGACCTTTTTGGTCAAGGAAATGAGGCAAAGGGATTCCAGATGACAATCGGTTTATTATCTATAATTGCCGTTGTGTTTTTTATTATAACATTCCTAACCACAAAAGAGAGAGTAAAACCAAATCCGAAGCAAAAAAGTTCGTTAAAGCAAGATGTTAAAGATTTACTTGATAATAAACCCTGGATGGCACTTTTTGTATTGACAATTTTTGTTTTTATAAGCCTTTCATTAAGAGGAAGTGTTACCTTATACTATTTCAAATATTATGTTGGTAATCCTAAATATTTTGATACGTTTAACATATTAGGGAACGTGGCTACACTTATTGGAATATTCTTTACAAAGAAATTTTCCCTCTTATACGGGAAGAGAAATACTTTTAGGGTTTGCCTTTTTATAACAGCAACAATGATATTTCTATTTATATTCTTGCCACCAGAAGCTATTACTATAATGTTTATACTTCAGGTAATTGCCCAGTTTTCATATGGTATAACAATACCTATGCTCTGGGCGATGATGGCAGATGTTGCTGATTATTCAGAATGGAGAAAAGGGAGAAGAGCTACCGGAATTGCCTTTTCTGCTGCGACGTTTGGTCTGAAGTTTGGTCTCGGTGTAGGAGGAGCTATTTCAGGTTGGTTGCTGTCACTTTTTGGATACGTCCCAAATATTGAACAAACAGAGAAGGCATTATTAGGGATAAAAATGCTTATGAGTGTATTTCCTGCAGCTGCTTTTTACGTTGGAGTGGTAGCTCTTTTCTTCTATGGTATAAGCAAGGAAATGATGAAGCAGATAGAGAGGGATCTTGAGGAGAGAAGAAAATCTTTTGCAGAGGTATAA
- a CDS encoding glycosyl transferase — MKYGYFDDFNKEFVIKKPDTPLPWINYLGCDEFFGIISNTAGGYCFYKDARLRRLTRYRYNNIPFDSNGRYIYIKDNNDVWNPMWKPMKVIIDDYECRHGLGYTIIKGEKKGLSVGIRFFIPVGFRNEVWDVTIKNNTGVIKRIRMWSFIEWCLWDAYDDMTNFQRNFSTGEVEIEDTTIFHITEYRERRNHYAYFYSSLPISGFDTSRDSFVGLHYGLESPQAIWDGNCTNSVAHGWAPIGVHQIDLELSPGEEKRFYFLLGYAENDPKKKYITQNVINKEDFYKVKEYFSKSGNIDVEFDKLREYWSVLLSKYYVETEDEIVNRMVNIWNQYQCMVTFNLSRSASLYESGIGRGIGFRDSNQDILGFVHMVPERARQRILDLASTQMSDGSCFHQYQPLTKKGNEEIGGGFNDDPLWLILSTSAYIKETGDFSILNEKVGYADKISKESTLLDHLDVSINYILNNKGPHGLPFIGHADWNDCLNLNCFSTNPDESFQLAGDISEGKTAESLMIAGLFCVACDRLAEIYKVLGKMEKVDYLHKEADEMREAILKYGWDDEWFLRAYDANGEKIGSIKCDEGKIFIESQAWCVLGGVGIDNGYAKKALESVKKYLATSKGIMLQQPAYKTYHINLGEISSYPPGYKENAGIFVHTNPWIMIAETMLGNGDRAFEYYMNVCPPKRAKEIDIYRAEPYVYSQMIAGKDAPTFGEAKNSWLTGTAAWTFVAISQYILGIRPDFDGLIVDPCIPKSWKLVRVKRVFRNATYDITIENPAGVNKGIGRIIIDDKEIKCNKLPLFSDGNIHKVNVILG; from the coding sequence ATGAAATATGGGTATTTTGATGACTTTAATAAAGAATTCGTTATAAAAAAACCTGATACACCACTACCATGGATTAATTACCTTGGTTGTGACGAATTTTTTGGTATTATCTCTAATACTGCAGGTGGGTATTGTTTTTATAAGGACGCCAGGTTGAGAAGATTGACAAGGTACAGATACAATAATATTCCATTTGATTCAAATGGAAGATATATATATATAAAGGATAACAATGATGTGTGGAATCCTATGTGGAAACCGATGAAAGTTATTATTGATGACTATGAGTGCAGACATGGGCTGGGTTATACCATAATTAAAGGTGAGAAGAAAGGTTTATCAGTTGGTATAAGATTTTTTATTCCGGTTGGGTTCAGAAACGAAGTATGGGATGTGACGATTAAAAATAATACTGGTGTAATAAAAAGGATTAGAATGTGGAGTTTTATTGAGTGGTGCCTATGGGATGCTTATGATGACATGACAAATTTCCAGAGAAATTTTTCAACAGGAGAAGTAGAAATTGAAGATACAACTATATTTCATATCACTGAGTACAGGGAAAGGAGGAATCACTATGCATATTTTTATTCCAGTCTTCCGATAAGTGGTTTTGATACCAGCAGAGATTCTTTTGTTGGATTGCATTATGGTTTAGAAAGTCCACAGGCAATATGGGATGGAAATTGTACTAATAGTGTAGCTCATGGATGGGCTCCTATTGGCGTGCATCAAATAGACTTGGAGCTTTCACCGGGTGAAGAAAAAAGATTTTATTTCTTGCTTGGATATGCTGAAAATGACCCGAAGAAAAAATATATAACTCAAAATGTAATAAATAAAGAAGACTTCTATAAAGTTAAAGAATATTTTTCTAAGAGTGGAAATATTGATGTGGAATTTGATAAACTAAGAGAATACTGGTCCGTTTTGCTTTCAAAATATTACGTTGAAACTGAAGATGAGATTGTAAACAGAATGGTGAATATCTGGAACCAATATCAATGTATGGTAACTTTTAATTTATCAAGATCTGCTTCATTGTATGAATCAGGCATTGGACGTGGTATTGGTTTCAGAGATAGCAATCAGGATATACTTGGGTTTGTACATATGGTACCTGAACGTGCAAGGCAAAGAATACTTGACCTTGCATCCACTCAGATGTCAGATGGTTCCTGTTTTCACCAGTATCAACCACTAACAAAAAAAGGGAATGAAGAAATTGGCGGAGGATTTAATGATGATCCACTGTGGTTAATATTATCTACTTCGGCATATATCAAGGAGACTGGTGATTTTTCAATTTTGAATGAGAAGGTTGGATATGCTGATAAAATATCAAAGGAATCTACACTGCTTGATCACTTGGATGTTTCTATTAATTACATTTTAAATAATAAAGGTCCCCATGGGTTGCCTTTCATAGGGCACGCTGATTGGAATGATTGTCTTAATTTAAACTGTTTTTCTACAAATCCAGATGAAAGTTTTCAACTTGCTGGGGATATTAGCGAGGGTAAAACAGCTGAATCACTGATGATAGCCGGTCTTTTCTGTGTTGCCTGTGATAGGCTTGCTGAAATATACAAAGTATTGGGCAAAATGGAAAAGGTTGATTATTTACATAAAGAAGCGGATGAAATGAGGGAAGCAATACTGAAGTATGGATGGGACGATGAATGGTTTCTAAGAGCATATGATGCAAATGGAGAAAAAATAGGTTCAATTAAGTGTGATGAGGGCAAAATATTTATTGAAAGTCAAGCATGGTGCGTTTTAGGAGGCGTCGGAATTGACAATGGGTATGCTAAAAAAGCTCTTGAATCAGTAAAAAAGTATCTTGCGACGTCAAAGGGTATTATGTTACAACAACCTGCATATAAAACCTATCATATAAATCTTGGGGAAATAAGCTCTTATCCACCTGGGTACAAAGAGAATGCTGGTATTTTTGTGCATACAAACCCGTGGATAATGATAGCAGAGACTATGTTAGGTAATGGGGATAGAGCTTTTGAATATTATATGAATGTATGTCCACCGAAAAGAGCGAAGGAGATTGATATATATCGTGCGGAGCCATACGTATACAGCCAGATGATTGCTGGGAAAGATGCTCCAACATTTGGCGAGGCAAAGAATTCATGGCTAACAGGGACAGCTGCATGGACATTTGTTGCTATATCTCAATATATTTTAGGTATTAGGCCAGATTTTGATGGACTTATAGTTGATCCATGTATACCTAAAAGCTGGAAATTAGTAAGAGTAAAGAGAGTTTTCAGAAACGCCACTTATGACATAACGATTGAAAATCCTGCTGGTGTTAACAAAGGCATAGGCAGGATTATAATTGATGATAAAGAAATAAAGTGTAATAAGCTGCCATTGTTCTCAGATGGCAATATTCACAAAGTAAATGTCATACTCGGATAG